The Saccharomyces mikatae IFO 1815 strain IFO1815 genome assembly, chromosome: 13 genome has a segment encoding these proteins:
- the YAP1 gene encoding DNA-binding transcription factor YAP1: MSVSTAKRSLDLVSSGSLAEFDDSKPHHEEIENEHTSNGTRDNDDNEQPKRKGTKTSKKQDLDPETKQKRTAQNRAAQRAFRERKERKMKELEKKVQSLESIQQQNEVEATFLRDQLVTLVNELKKYRPETRNDSKVLEYLAKRDPNLHSSSIKANHNNSRPIITPNDEIQENVKQKMNFTFQYPLDNDSDENKNKERQLPSPNDPNHSVSIPIAQKQKKSSNTTDSSSATLDSLSNSNDVLNNTPNSSSSMDWLDNVIYTNKFVSGDDGCKRETKNVDSNLFSNDFNFENQFDEQVSEFCSKMNQVCGTRQCPIPKKPVSTLDKEVFASSSILSANSPSLTNTWESHSNITVNTPANVIGNDTSIDTSFSSFGQLGFGVAANHHDVNNDNTSSTGNKNGSNKNSTNNDDVLPFISESPFDMDQVTNFFCPGPTNTINNVAASANSNFLQNSKDDIPFINANLAFPDENSTNIQLQPISESQSQNKFDYDMFFRDSSKEGNNLFEEFLEEDDDDDDDGNKKAYNTSDDESSLIKNQLINEEPQSTLKNESESAQRKDSYVQEAIDNNNGNGNDNDVVPSKEGSLLRCSEIWDRITTHPKYSDIDVDGLCSELMAKAKCSERGVVINAEDVQLALNKHMN; the protein is encoded by the coding sequence ATGAGTGTTTCTACTGCAAAGAGGTCGCTGGATCTCGTTTCTTCAGGTTCGTTAGCAGAGTTTGATGATTCCAAACCCCATCACGAAGAGATCGAAAATGAGCATACAAGCAACGGTACACGTGATAACGATGACAACGAACAACCAAAGAGGAAGGGTACGAAAACCAGCAAAAAGCAAGATTTGGATCCCGAAACTAAGCAAAAAAGGACCGCTCAAAATAGGGCTGCCCAAAGAGCCTTCAGGGAACGTAAGGagaggaagatgaaggaATTGGAGAAGAAGGTGCAGAGTTTGGAGAGTATTCAGCAACAAAATGAAGTAGAGGCTACTTTTTTGAGAGATCAGTTGGTCACGCTGGTGAACgaactaaaaaaatataggCCAGAGACAAGGAATGACTCGaaagttcttgaatattTAGCAAAACGAGATCCTAATTTACACTCTTCAAGTATCAAAGCTAATCACAACAATAGTAGGCCAATTATTACACCAAATGACGaaatacaagaaaatgTGAAACAAAAGATGAATTTCACGTTTCAGTATCCGCTTGATAATGACagtgatgaaaataaaaataaagaaaggcAACTGCCTTCACCAAATGATCCAAACCATTCGGTCTCCATACCTATAGCgcagaaacaaaagaaatcgaGTAATACTACCGACTCTTCTTCTGCTACTTTGGATTCACTTTCAAATAGTAACGATGTTCTTAATAATACGCCAAACTCCTCCTCCTCAATGGATTGGCTCGATAATGTGATATATACAAACAAGTTTGTATCAGGTGATGACGGCTGTAAACGTGAAACCAAGAACGTGGATAGTAATTTGTTTTCTAACGACTTTAATTTTGAGAATCAGTTTGATGAACAAGTTTCAGAATTTTGCTCGAAGATGAACCAAGTCTGTGGAACGAGGCAATGTCCAATTCCTAAGAAACCCGTCTCTACCCTGGATAAAGAAGTATTCgcgtcatcttctataCTGAGTGCAAATTCTCCCTCTTTAACAAATACTTGGGAATCACATTCCAACATTACAGTCAACACCCCTGCTAATGTTATTGGTAATGACACTTCCATCGACACTTCGTTTTCCAGTTTTGGCCAACTTGGTTTCGGTGTCGCTGCCAATCATCACGATGTGAATAACGATAATACTAGTAGCACTGGTAACAAGAACGGGAGTAACAAAAATAGTACTAACAACGATGATGTACTTCCGTTCATATCAGAGTCACCATTTGATATGGATCAAGttaccaattttttttgcccGGGGCCTACTAATACTATTAATAACGTTGCTGCTAGTGCtaattcaaattttctgcAAAACAGCAAAGATGATATACCTTTCATCAATGCAAATCTGGCCTTTCCAGATGAGAACTCAACTAATATTCAACTACAGCCTATTTCAGAATCACAGTCTCAAAATAAGTTTGATTATGACATGTTTTTCAGAGATTCTTCTAAGGAAGGAAACAatttatttgaagaatttttagaagaagatgacgatgatgatgacgatggtAATAAAAAAGCTTATAATACatctgatgatgaatcAAGTTTAATTAAAAACCAGCTGATTAATGAAGAACCACAATCGACactaaaaaatgaaagtgAAAGTGCACAAAGAAAGGACAGCTATGTGCAAGAGGCTATCGACAATAACAACGGTAAtggtaatgataatgatgttgTTCCATCCAAAGAAGGTTCTTTGCTAAGATGTTCAGAGATTTGGGATAGAATAACAACACATCCAAAATATTCAGATATTGATGTCGATGGATTGTGTTCAGAACTCATGGCAAAGGCAAAGTGTTCAGAAAGGGGGGTCGTTATAAATGCAGAAGACGTCCAATTAGCTTTAAACAAGCATATGAACTAA
- the GLO1 gene encoding lactoylglutathione lyase GLO1 (similar to Saccharomyces cerevisiae GLO1 (YML004C); ancestral locus Anc_6.305), which yields MSTGENYFPIKIEKALNDPTLLLNHTCLRVKDPARTVEFYTKYFGMKLLSRKDFKEAKFSLYFLSFPKDDISKNKDGEPDVFSARGILELTHNWGTEKDSHFKINNGNEEPYRGFGHICFSVFDINKTCEELESKGVEFKKRLSDGRQKDIAFALDPDGYWIELITYSRKGQEYPKSSVGNKFNHTMIRVKNPTQSLEFYQNVLGMKLLRTSEHENAKFTLYFLGYGVPKTDSVFSCESVLELTHNWGTEDDSNFQYHNGNSEPQGYGHICISCDDAGALCKEIETKYGDKIQWSPKFNHGKMKNIAFLKDPDGYSIEVVPHGLVV from the coding sequence ATGTCTACTGGTGAGAATTACTTTCCAATCAAGATCGAAAAAGCCTTGAATGATCCAACCCTTTTGTTAAATCATACATGTTTGAGAGTCAAGGATCCAGCAAGGACCGTTGAGTTTTACACCAAGTACTTCGGTATGAAGTTATTAAGTAGAAAGGACTTCAAAGAAGCTAAATTTAGTTTATACTTCTTGAGTTTCCCAAAGGACGACATATCTAAAAACAAGGACGGAGAGCCTGATGTTTTCAGTGCACGTGGTATCTTAGAACTAACTCACAATTGGGGTACTGAGAAAGATTCGCACTTCAAGATCAACAATGGGAATGAAGAACCCTATCGTGGCTTTGGGCATATATGTTTTTCTGTATTTGATATCAATAAGACTTGCGAAGAATTAGAGTCTAAAGGTGTCGAGTTCAAGAAGAGACTTTCTGATGGAAGACAGAAGGACATTGCGTTCGCTTTGGACCCTGATGGATACTGGATTGAGTTGATCACGTATTCCAGAAAAGGCCAGGAATACCCAAAGAGCTCAGTTGGCAACAAGTTCAACCATACCATGATCCGTGTCAAGAACCCAACTCAATCCTTAGAATTCTACCAGAATGTGTTGGGCATGAAGTTGTTGAGAACAAGTGAGCACGAAAATGCCAAATTTACATTATACTTTCTAGGTTATGGCGTTCCAAAAACAGACAGTGTCTTCTCATGTGAAAGCGTCCTAGAATTAACTCACAACTGGGGAACGGAGGATGATTCAAACTTTCAGTACCATAACGGTAACTCGGAGCCCCAAGGTTATGGTCACATTTGCATAAGTTGTGATGATGCTGGTGCTCTTtgtaaagaaattgaaaccAAATATGGTGATAAAATCCAATGGTCTCCTAAATTCAACCATGGtaaaatgaagaatattgCCTTTTTAAAGGATCCTGACGGGTATTCTATCGAAGTTGTTCCACACGGTTTGGttgtttga
- the SMKI13G1240 gene encoding uncharacterized protein encodes MDNIDLLTEESLEDEYGTNSEAVYIFNTLKRKDKATQQLDEKGDHDKRSVRILTTKRKRWWIHAEMLFIVFTIVLYYNLTARVDASIFINMTVGAERVHYFGNLLLGHGISWKNAFIMGFITTFHSVSSTATAILTNACGPAFTDAVHLTRGANTQYNVTTCAIYGAVLAAAAVTGNTISYYGAWCRDINQLSSTN; translated from the coding sequence ATGGACAACATTGATTTATTGACGGAAGAGTCACTTGAAGATGAATATGGTACAAATTCAGAAGCGGTATACATTTTCAATACtttaaagagaaaggaTAAAGCAACACAGCAGCTGGATGAGAAAGGTGACCACGACAAGCGGTCCGTTAGAATACTAACCACTAAACGCAAGAGGTGGTGGATACACGCTGAGATGCtgttcattgttttcaCAATTGTACTATATTATAATTTGACTGCCCGAGTCGATGCTTCAATATTTATAAATATGACAGTGGGGGCAGAACGCGTCCACTACTTCGGTAATTTGTTGCTAGGACATGGGATCTCATGGAAGAATGCCTTTATTATGGGTTTTATTACAACGTTCCACAGTGTTTCCTCTACGGCAACAGCAATATTGACTAATGCTTGCGGGCCAGCTTTCACGGACGCAGTCCATCTTACACGTGGTGCTAATACGCAATACAATGTAACTACGTGTGCCATATACGGAGCAGTATTAGCTGCTGCGGCTGTTACTGGCAATACTATTTCTTACTACGGCGCTTGGTGTCGTgatataaatcaactatcatctactaactag
- the GIS4 gene encoding Gis4p (similar to Saccharomyces cerevisiae GIS4 (YML006C); ancestral locus Anc_5.526), producing MQKSVRVGDYFDNDDNGLWSWYLTNLRLGDFEELIGNQLKYTLLKRFLNSHFYGDNSISVRSNKKILLVSIPENVHEDISILEIFLKDYFHLEKLEHIQISKLTHSHCYNHENHYLLTDNLNNFQDPTFLEFASTSWQVQKNSKALNNNNRSLIHPPTISSSKTSNGQLKSSTSDEQWSNINTQTPTGTRTNTNTRTITSPNTADICLTSANRQSNNYAVPQDSENRNDGEDAADDTTSSIVLNFSHSRALEPKTSRLPKIFPPYTNEEYTPSHSEIVSIDSFAGEDVSSTYPGQDLSLTTARCEDDNDQDDVEGHYNRTSNDLNDKSTNQIRLNMESSVSCTSCSSSSSSSIRYSLSSTSRASLKRESADHTNATYVSELSSITSSIDNLTTSTTPEEEDHLIHHNYDAQGYASREDEVEEVDDDADLSSSDYSVLSILPSISICDSLGYFRLVLQSILIQDPDTKEIFTAIRQSNNRPTIASVTDDWLLYDSNFSMNNLQILTLQDLLDIKRSFPKILFYTMVIVTESGQQIEEEPKNPNYGTREDMLKEQPLNSDLLLSHDPKQYFPNAYNNDYDEYIDDEDDDDDASLSEQSGPQMYIPTRMESNVTTAHRSIRTVNSIGEWAFNRHNSVTKINKSNSNESDDSENNDDRLSSDEPYPMTQISNFNTSSSNFSHSLKKKNTSKVNSKINNESNSKSELKKIKNSINAMSAVERSKSLPLPTLLKSLSSIDNNTHGTNKDRKRWKFQMNRFRNHKNSGSASMDKSQRCVMM from the coding sequence ATGCAGAAATCAGTCAGAGTGGGCGACTattttgataatgatgacaATGGTTTATGGTCGTGGTACCTAACAAACCTAAGATTAGGTGATTTCGAAGAACTCATAGGCAATCAATTAAAGTATACtctattgaaaagatttctaAATAGTCATTTTTATGGTGATAACAGCATTTCTGTGAGATctaacaagaaaattttgttaGTCTCCATCCCTGAGAATGTTCATGAAGATATTTCTATATTAGAAATCTTTCTTAAAGATTACTTCCACCTGGAAAAGTTAGAACACATTCAAATCTCCAAATTGACTCATTCACACTGTTACAACCATGAAAATCACTATTTGTTGACGGACAACCTCAATAACTTTCAAGATCCTACCTTCTTAGAATTTGCAAGTACAAGTTGGcaagttcaaaaaaattcaaaggccttaaataacaataatagaAGTCTAATACACCCGCCCAcaatatcttcatcaaagaCTTCAAATGGGCAGCTAAAATCAAGCACTTCAGATGAACAATGGTCAAATATAAACACGCAGACTCCAACGGGTACACGAACTAATACGAATACGAGAACTATAACATCTCCAAATACAGCTGATATATGCCTCACATCAGCAAATAGACAAAGCAATAATTATGCTGTGCCTCAAGACAGTGAAAATCGAAATGATGGAGAGGATGCAGCGGATGATACTACAAGTTCCATAGTTTTAAACTTTTCTCACTCCCGAGCACTAGAGCCAAAGACCAGTAGACTGCCAAAAATCTTTCCACCATACACTAACGAAGAATACACACCATCACATTCTGAAATAGTATCAATAGATAGTTTTGCTGGAGAAGACGTATCATCAACTTATCCTGGACAAGATCTGAGTTTAACCACTGCAAGATGTGAAGATGACAACGATCAAGATGATGTTGAAGGTCATTATAACAGGACGTCAAACGATCTTAATGATAAAAGTACAAACCAAATAAGATTAAACATGGAAAGTTCTGTTAGCTGCACGAGTTGTAGTAGCAGTAGCAGTAGCAGTATTCGCTACAGTTTAAGTAGTACTAGCCGAGCTAGCCTGAAGCGTGAAAGTGCTGATCATACGAACGCCACATATGTCTCTGAGTTGTCAAGTATAACGAGTTCCATAGATAATTTAACTACTTCTACAACCCCAGAAGAGGAAGATCATTTAATTCATCACAATTATGATGCTCAAGGATATGCATCAAGAGAGGATGAAGTAGAGGaagttgatgatgatgcagacctctcttcttctgaCTACTCAGTACTATCCATTCTACCCTCGATCTCAATCTGTGATTCACTGGGTTATTTTAGGCTAGTTTTGCAATCAATATTAATACAGGATCCAGACActaaagaaattttcacTGCAATTAGGCAATCAAACAATAGACCTACAATAGCGAGCGTTACAGATGATTGGCTGTTGTAtgattcaaatttttcaatgaataatTTACAAATTCTAACACTTCAAGACTTACTAGATATCAAGAGGTCATTCCccaaaattttattctatACAATGGTTATCGTGACAGAATCAGGTCAACagattgaagaagaacctAAGAATCCTAATTATGGAACTAGAGAAGACATGTTGAAAGAACAACCTCTAAATTCcgatttattattatctcATGACCCAAAGcaatattttccaaatgCATATAATAACGATTATGATGAGTAtattgatgacgaagacGATGACGACGACGCTTCATTGTCCGAACAGTCGGGCCCACAAATGTATATACCTACTAGAATGGAATCTAATGTAACTACAGCACACCGTTCAATAAGGACCGTCAACAGTATTGGTGAGTGGGCGTTCAATAGACATAATTCCGTCACTAAGATTAATAAGAGTAATAGTAACGAATCGGACGATTCTGagaataatgatgatagaCTCTCATCGGATGAACCTTACCCAATGACACAAATATCCAACTTCAATACAAGTTCATCGAATTTCAGTCattcattgaagaaaaaaaatacttccAAAGTTAACTCTAAAATTAACAACGAAAGTAACTCCAAGAGTGAgttaaaaaagataaagaacTCCATTAATGCTATGAGTGCGGTAGAAAGGTCCAAAAGTTTACCATTACCCACACTATTGAAGTCTCTGAGCAGCATAGACAATAATACCCATGGCACCAACAAGGATAGAAAACGTTGGAAGTTTCAGATGAATAGGTTCCGGAATCATAAAAACAGTGGTTCTGCAAGTATGGATAAATCTCAACGTTGTGTCATGATGTGA
- the TRM12 gene encoding tRNA(Phe) (4-demethylwyosine(37)-C(7)) aminocarboxypropyltransferase (similar to Saccharomyces cerevisiae TRM12 (YML005W); ancestral locus Anc_2.302), with translation MEKGIMPVEFVVSDTTLVKAIKVKLENNGLFIKPIYSAKDGKVVKSSIKDLNHPLALEISSIAGIKARIHRDIDLENLAGHSKYQCNTITEFTKGFLREHAPTIDEIFLSRLLDHLPLKYTIYPPVVLFNNSTVRTFNHPIWQKAFQLKFVDPKEYFNELLCFLSPGNQIENRSHYSKDRLLTHLAVNNPITETDVLRRPFNIQPLYGNLIDEGVLSDDDNILWENPSQEQLNSSIWCKVIQNGVTQIWSPVFTMFSRGNIKEKKRILATFPDVCNNDVVDLYAGIGYFTFSYLTKGARTLFAFELNPWSVEGLKRGLKANGFDRAGNCYVYQESNEMCVQRVTEFLTQNPEFQLRIRHINLGLLPSSRQGWPLAIRLVRLQGKSLKRVTMHIHENVHIKAIEDGSFEEDVIVELDTIDKSIMPSNHSDIKLKFVNSKLERIKTFAPDIWHICFDVDVIVST, from the coding sequence ATGGAGAAGGGAATAATGCCGGTAGAATTTGTAGTTAGCGATACGACATTGGTGAAAGCTATAAAGGTTAAGTTGGAGAACAATGGCCTTTTCATCAAACCAATATATTCTGCTAAAGATGGGAAAGTAGTCAAATCTTCTATTAAGGACCTCAATCACCCATTGGCTCTCGAAATTAGCAGTATAGCGGGTATCAAGGCACGGATTCATAGAGATATCGATCTTGAGAACCTTGCAGGACATTCAAAATACCAATGCAATACTATCACGGAATTTACAAAAGGTTTTCTGAGAGAGCATGCACCTACTATTGACgagatatttttatctcGTTTATTAGACCATTTACCCTTAAAGTACACGATATATCCGCCAGTTGTGCTGTTTAATAACTCTACTGTAAGAACATTCAATCATCCAATCTGGCAGAAAGCATTTCAGCTGAAATTTGTCGATCCGAAAGAGTATTTCAACGAGCTATTATGTTTTCTATCTCCCGGAAATCAGATTGAAAATAGGAGCCACTACTCAAAAGATCGATTACTAACCCATTTGGCTGTAAACAATCCTATCACAGAGACAGATGTATTGCGAAGGCCATTCAATATTCAACCGTTATATGGAAACTTAATTGATGAAGGTGTTTTGagtgatgatgacaatATACTGTGGGAAAATCCTAGTCAAGAACAACTAAATTCAAGCATATGGTGCAAGGTTATACAAAATGGTGTAACACAAATATGGTCACCAGTTTTTACTATGTTTAGTAGAGGAAATATtaaggagaagaaaagaattctgGCTACTTTTCCAGATGTTTGCAACAACGATGTGGTTGACTTATATGCAGGTATAGGTTATTTCACTTTTAGCTATTTAACAAAGGGTGCCAGGACCCTTTTTGCATTCGAATTAAATCCTTGGAGTGTAGAAGGATTGAAACGAGGTTTGAAAGCGAATGGATTCGATAGAGCTGGGAACTGTTACGTGTATCAAGAATCTAATGAAATGTGCGTTCAAAGGGTTACTGAATTTCTAACTCAGAATCCAGAATTTCAATTACGCATCAGACATATTAATTTGGGTCTTCTTCCTTCAAGCAGGCAAGGATGGCCGTTAGCCATCAGATTGGTCCGCTTACAGGGAAAATCTCTGAAGAGAGTGACGATGCATATACACGAAAATGTGCACATAAAAGCAATCGAAGATGgaagttttgaagaagatgttaTCGTAGAACTTGATACTATTGACAAGTCAATCATGCCGAGTAATCACTCCGATATCAAACTTAAGTTTGTTAATTCTAAGCTTGAACGTATAAAGACGTTTGCACCAGATATTTGGCACATATGCTTTGATGTTGATGTTATAGTAAGTacgtaa
- the ERG6 gene encoding sterol 24-C-methyltransferase (similar to Saccharomyces cerevisiae ERG6 (YML008C); ancestral locus Anc_5.529), translated as MSKTELRKRQAQFTRELHGDDIGKKTGLSALMSKNNSAQKEAVQKYLRNWDGKTDKDAEERRLEDYNEATHSYYNVVTDFYEYGWGSSFHFSRFYKGESFAASIARHEHYLAYKAGIQKDDLVLDVGCGVGGPAREIARFTGCNVIGLNNNDYQIAKAKYYAKKYNLSDQMDFVKGDFMHMDFEENTFDKVYAIEATCHAPKLEGVYSEIYKVLKPGGTFAVYEWVMTDKYDENNPEHRKIAYEIELGDGIPKMFHVDVARKALKNCGFEVLVSEDLADNDDEIPWYYPLTGEWKYVQNLANLATFFRTSYLGRQFTTAMVTVMEKLGLAPEGSKEVTAALENAAVGLVAGGRSKLFTPMMLFVAKKPEEPETSSSTSKEETQ; from the coding sequence ATGAGTAAAACAGAATTGAGGAAAAGACAGGCTCAGTTCACTAGGGAATTACATGGTGATGACATCGGCAAAAAGACAGGGTTGAGCGCCTTGATGTCAAAGAACAACTCCGCTCAAAAGGAAGCTGTTCAGAAGTATTTGAGAAATTGGGATGGTAAGACTGATAAAGATGCCGAAGAACGTCGTCTTGAGGACTACAATGAAGCTACGCATTCTTATTACAACGTCGTTACAGATTTTTACGAGTATGGTTGGGGCTCTTCTTTCCATTTTAGCAGATTTTATAAAGGAGAAAGTTTTGCTGCCTCGATAGCAAGACATGAGCATTACCTAGCTTACAAAGCCGGCATTCAAAAGGACGATTTGGTTCTTGATGTTGGTTGTGGTGTTGGGGGCCCAGCAAGGGAGATTGCAAGATTTACCGGCTGTAACGTCATCGGTCTAAATAATAACGATTATCAAATTGCAAAAGCCAAGTATTACGCTAAGAAATACAACTTAAGTGACCAAATGGATTTTGTTAAAGGTGACTTTATGCATATGGATTTCGAAGAAAACACTTTCGACAAGGTTTACGCCATTGAAGCCACATGTCACGCTCCAAAATTAGAAGGTGTATACAGCGAAATTTACAAGGTCTTAAAACCAGGTGGTACATTTGCTGTTTACGAATGGGTAATGACTGATAAATACGACGAAAATAATCCTGAACATAGGAAGATCGCTTACGAAATTGAACTAGGTGATGGTATCCCCAAGATGTTCCATGTCGACGTGGCTAGAAAAGCCTTGAAGAACTGTGGTTTCGAAGTCCTTGTTAGTGAAGATTTGGcagataatgatgatgaaattcCTTGGTATTATCCATTGACCGGTGAATGGAAGTATGTTCAAAATCTAGCTAATTTAGCCACATTCTTCAGAACTTCTTACTTGGGTAGACAATTTACTACAGCAATGGTTACTGTCATGGAAAAATTAGGTCTAGCTCCAGAAGGTTCCAAAGAAGTTACTGCTGCTCTAGAAAATGCTGCAGTTGGTTTAGTTGCTGGTGGTAGATCCAAGTTATTCACTCCAATGATGCTGTTCGTTGCTAAGAAGCCGGAAGAGCCAGAAACCTCCTCGAGCACTTCTAAGGAGGAGACTCAATAG